The genomic interval TCAAACATTCAACTTGAAACTTTTGCTGAAAGGATACAAATTGAAAATTTGTTTAATTCTAAATCAAAATAAAAAATTAAGTATCTAAGATCTCTGTTTCATAAAATTTAGAATGCACAATTATATATCCATTGAAAAAATTTCATTAATCAAAAAAAATGAATAAGATCATTTTTTTAATTCTGTTTTCGGTTTTCATAATAAGCTGTAGTAAAAAAACTCAAAATACAATTGATGATCTTTATGATAATTTTTCATTTAATAGTACATTATCAAATAGTACTCAAATTATCATAAAACAATACGACTCAGCTACAACAAATAAAACAATAAATGTAGAAAAGTATCTTCCTAATAAGGAATTTAAAACAACAAAAGAACAAGTTAAAGATTTTGAAATCATTTTTGAGAATGCAGAAAAAACAGGTTATTGCTGTTGTCCAACAAGTTCCTATTCTATTCATTTCCTTAATCAAAAAGAACTGCTAGATTTGTTTTATGTCGATACACTTCAATATAAAGATAAAGTTCGAATCTATGAGTCCAGTTTTCAATATTCATACATTATAGAAAAACAAAAATGGATGGATTATTTATATGAAATAGATAAAAAATAAATTGTACTTGAAGAATTTTAGGAGATTAACATAAAGAAAGCTTTGTCTAATTGAACCTCAAAAGCCTAAACCTTAGAACCTCAGCATCTCAGAACCTCAGCACCTCAAAAAATCACTCATTCTCCCCGATCTTATTCACCATAAAAATCATCAAAATACCTAAAAGCGCCATAACAAGAAACGCCCATTTCATGCTTAGGTATTCAGAGATAAAACCAACCATTGGCGGAACTAATAAAAATCCGAGATAACCAATTGTAGAAATAGAAGTTAAAGCAGAACCGCTGCTTAATTTTGAAGATCTTCCGGCGATGCTAAACACAAGCGGAACAACGCAAGAAACTCCAAATCCGATTAAAACATAACCAAAAATAGTTGGATACGCGTACGGAAGAATAAAGCAAATTCCGAAACCTAATGTGATTAGAATTCCGCTATAAAGAAGGATTTTTTTAGTTCCGAATCTCATAACGCCATAATCTCCAAAAATACGTCCTAGAGTTACCGCAGATGCAAAAAATACAAACGCAGCGCTGGTTAATTTTGGAGAAGCTTTTAAGATGTTTTCAAAATAGATTCCGCTCCAGTCGTACATTGTATTTTCGCAAGCCATTGAAACAAAGCAAATCATAGCAAATTTGACAAGATTTTTTTCAGGCATTGAGAAAAACTTCTTCTTTACAGGAACTGGTTCATTATGAATACTCATCGGATAAAAACAAGCTGTAAGAGCCAGCATAAAAACACTAACTCCCAACAAGTGATGTGATGGCGCGATTTTCTGCGTTACCATTATGTAGCCTAAACCAGCTCCAGAGAAAACTGCAATACTCCAAACCGCATGAAAACGAGTAATAATAGATTTCGGATATAATTTCTGCACTTCTAAAGATTGCGCATTAATCGATAAGTTGAAGATATTTCGTGAAGCTCCAAAAATTAAGAGTACAATAACCAATTGCCAAACAAATGCCACCAAACCTGGCAAAGAGAGCACAATATTAAACATAATGGCTCCAAGAAGCATAATGTAACGGCTACTATATTTATTCAATAATTTTCCTGTAAAGGGCATTGTTAGCATTAAACCAATTGGAAAAGCAAATAAAACGGCTCCAAATTGCGCTTCAGATAAATGTAATTGTGCTTGTATGTGTGGAATTCTAGAAACCCACGAAGAATATCCAAAACCTGACAAAAAGAAAAAAACAGTATTGGCTATTCGGTATCCTCGAGGTGTATTTTGAATTTTTTTGAAGAAATGTAAAATCATGAAATTGTTTTTCAGACTGCAAAACTAAAGCTTTTTAAACTTTATCTTACTACAACTTCCTATAAGATTTTGTCTAAATCGCTCTTAAATCATCATTTAACAATTTTATCCATAAATCATAAAAATAAAAATTGTTAAAGTTATTTTAATTTTTACATTTGCACTGTTTTTATTCATTCTAAATAAAAACTATTTATAAACCAATTAAAAAATAGCAATGAATTACCACAATCAGAAAACCTTACGTTTTCTATTTTCTATCAGCTTTTTATTTTCGTTCTTATCCATTTTTGCACAACAAAACAACGGAAAAATCAAAGGAACAATTACAACTTCAGATGGCGACGCTGCTGCTGGAGTAAATATTATTTTAAAAAACACTAAATACGGTACAGTTTCTAATGACGACGGTATTTTCGATTTTAACAGAGTAAGAGCGAATTCTTATACGCTACAAATCTCTTTAACTGGTTATGAAACTTTAGAAACTCAAGTAACAGTAACCGAAAATGAAACGACTGCTCTTAATCTACAACTTAAAGTTTCGAACAAAGAATTGCAAGAAGTTGTAGTTAGCGGTAAAAAGAGCATCGCTTCTAAAAAAACGGATTATGTAGCTAGAATGCCACTTAAAAATCTTGAGAATCCTCAGGTTTACAATGTAATCCATAAAGAGCTTTTATTAGAACAAGTTTCTATAGATGTAAAAAGTGCGGTACAAAACTCTCCAGGATCTGTACCTGTTACGTATCCTTCTGGAGGAGTTGGTGTAACTTTTAGAGGTTTTACAACGGGTATTAATGCTAGAAATGGAATGGAAACCTCA from Flavobacterium sp. YJ01 carries:
- a CDS encoding MFS transporter, with the translated sequence MILHFFKKIQNTPRGYRIANTVFFFLSGFGYSSWVSRIPHIQAQLHLSEAQFGAVLFAFPIGLMLTMPFTGKLLNKYSSRYIMLLGAIMFNIVLSLPGLVAFVWQLVIVLLIFGASRNIFNLSINAQSLEVQKLYPKSIITRFHAVWSIAVFSGAGLGYIMVTQKIAPSHHLLGVSVFMLALTACFYPMSIHNEPVPVKKKFFSMPEKNLVKFAMICFVSMACENTMYDWSGIYFENILKASPKLTSAAFVFFASAVTLGRIFGDYGVMRFGTKKILLYSGILITLGFGICFILPYAYPTIFGYVLIGFGVSCVVPLVFSIAGRSSKLSSGSALTSISTIGYLGFLLVPPMVGFISEYLSMKWAFLVMALLGILMIFMVNKIGENE